Proteins encoded within one genomic window of Bacillus sp. F19:
- a CDS encoding patatin-like phospholipase family protein, protein MYIDGVFSGGGIKGFALIGSYQAIEQRGLQFVRVAGTSAGSIIAAFIAAGYRSGEIITMMDDMDLRKFLERNPSILPFKFMKWLNIYWRLGLYKGGKLEEWIAGKLKERGVSTFGDLRHGSLKIVASDLTNGRILVLPDDLPRYGLVPERFSVARAVLMSCSLPYFFEPVKLTSAEGTNIVVDGGVLSNFPIWLFKEKKTIQARPVLGIKLSPSDEERPRNNIRNAIEMYGALFETMKDAHDARHISSRHEKNIIFLPVESILTTEFDLTEQKKLALIELGRNRTELFLKKWTY, encoded by the coding sequence ATGTATATTGATGGCGTCTTCTCTGGAGGGGGAATTAAAGGGTTTGCTCTAATTGGATCTTATCAGGCTATCGAGCAGAGAGGCCTGCAATTTGTAAGGGTAGCAGGAACCAGTGCAGGTTCCATTATTGCCGCTTTTATTGCTGCGGGATATCGGAGTGGTGAAATTATTACCATGATGGATGACATGGATCTTAGGAAATTTTTGGAACGAAATCCATCCATCCTGCCATTTAAATTTATGAAATGGCTGAATATTTATTGGCGGCTTGGTCTTTATAAAGGCGGCAAGCTTGAAGAATGGATAGCAGGCAAACTGAAGGAAAGAGGGGTATCAACCTTTGGTGATTTAAGGCACGGCTCCCTTAAAATCGTTGCATCTGACCTGACCAATGGCAGAATTCTCGTGCTGCCGGATGACCTCCCAAGGTATGGACTTGTACCAGAACGTTTTTCTGTTGCGAGAGCTGTTCTTATGAGCTGCAGCCTTCCGTATTTTTTTGAACCGGTCAAACTGACATCTGCCGAAGGAACCAATATTGTTGTAGACGGGGGAGTTTTAAGCAACTTTCCAATTTGGCTATTTAAAGAAAAGAAAACAATACAAGCTCGGCCGGTTCTTGGTATAAAATTGAGTCCTAGTGATGAGGAGAGGCCGAGGAACAATATTCGTAATGCGATAGAAATGTATGGTGCTCTTTTTGAAACAATGAAAGATGCTCATGATGCCAGACATATATCCAGCAGGCATGAAAAGAATATTATTTTTCTGCCCGTTGAAAGTATTTTAACGACTGAATTTGACTTAACAGAACAAAAAAAACTAGCTCTAATTGAGCTAGGAAGAAACCGCACTGAACTATTTTTGAAAAAATGGACGTATTAA
- the mntR gene encoding transcriptional regulator MntR, whose product MPTPSMEDYIEQIYILIEEKGYARVSDIAEALSVHPSSVTKMVQKLDKDEYLIYEKYRGLILTPKGKKIGKRLVYRHELLEQFMRLIGVDEEKIYNDVEGIEHHLSWNAIDRIGDLVQFFEGDETRVETLRAIQKQNEQDSDS is encoded by the coding sequence ATGCCAACACCGAGTATGGAAGATTATATCGAACAAATTTATATATTAATAGAAGAAAAGGGATATGCCCGCGTTTCAGATATTGCGGAAGCACTATCCGTTCATCCCTCCTCAGTAACAAAAATGGTCCAAAAACTAGACAAAGATGAATATCTCATATATGAAAAATACCGTGGACTCATACTAACGCCAAAAGGCAAAAAAATTGGAAAGCGTCTTGTTTACCGTCATGAACTTTTGGAGCAGTTCATGAGGCTGATCGGCGTGGATGAAGAAAAAATTTACAATGATGTTGAAGGCATCGAGCATCATCTCAGCTGGAACGCAATTGACCGCATCGGCGATCTTGTTCAATTCTTTGAAGGTGATGAAACTCGCGTAGAAACGCTGCGTGCTATACAAAAACAGAACGAACAGGACAGCGACTCATAA
- a CDS encoding IS3 family transposase (programmed frameshift) produces the protein MTKYTIDEKSHAVLEYLEGEKSYKSIAQERNVGLSPLKRWVARYLKHGMEGLVSSYTNYTLPFKLEVLKYMNEYGASINETAVHYNLPSDSTLLNWANQFKEGGIDALKPKKKGRLSMKKETKKKSPANGSQEALLAELEYLRAENAYPKKVECLSSRKGCLTKKEKAKVVHELRKQFDLNLLLSISKMARSAYYYWVNAFGREDKYTEIKSLIKEIFHTHKGRYGYRRITLELRNRGARINHKTVLRLMNELGLKSLVCMKKYRSYKGKIGKIAPNILARDFKAAKSNEKWVTDVTEFHIAGEKLYLSAILDLFNEEIIAYNIESRPVYPLVSKMLDKAFDRLESKDSPILHSDQGWHYQMKQYSHDLKKHNITQSMSRKGNCLDNAVIENFFGLLKSELLYLQEFKSMEHFKQELEEYIHYYNHQRIKIKLKGMSPVDYRIHALKAA, from the exons TTGACTAAATATACGATAGACGAAAAATCACATGCAGTTTTAGAGTACTTAGAAGGGGAAAAATCCTATAAATCCATTGCTCAAGAAAGAAATGTAGGTTTATCCCCTCTGAAAAGATGGGTCGCTCGCTATCTAAAACATGGGATGGAAGGACTTGTTTCATCCTATACAAATTACACTCTGCCCTTTAAACTAGAGGTACTTAAATATATGAACGAATATGGGGCATCGATCAACGAGACCGCTGTACACTATAACCTTCCTTCCGATTCTACACTTTTGAATTGGGCAAATCAGTTTAAGGAAGGAGGTATAGACGCCCTTAAACCAAAGAAAAAGGGGCGTCTATCCATGAAAAAAGAAACTAAGAAAAAATCGCCAGCTAATGGCTCTCAAGAAGCACTTCTTGCCGAATTAGAATACTTACGTGCAGAGAATGCCTATC CTAAAAAAGTTGAATGCCTTAGTTCAAGAAAAGGATGCCTTACAAAAAAAGAAAAAGCGAAAGTAGTCCATGAACTAAGGAAACAATTTGATTTAAATCTGCTTCTATCCATTTCTAAAATGGCACGGAGTGCGTACTATTATTGGGTAAACGCCTTCGGGCGTGAGGATAAATACACAGAAATTAAATCCCTTATCAAAGAGATTTTCCATACGCATAAAGGGCGTTATGGGTATCGGCGTATCACCCTAGAATTACGTAATCGAGGTGCTCGCATCAATCATAAAACAGTTCTCAGATTGATGAATGAATTAGGATTGAAGTCATTGGTTTGCATGAAGAAATACCGTTCGTACAAAGGGAAAATCGGCAAGATTGCGCCCAACATTCTAGCACGTGATTTCAAGGCGGCAAAGTCCAATGAAAAATGGGTGACAGACGTCACAGAATTCCATATAGCTGGGGAGAAACTATACTTATCGGCCATTCTTGACCTGTTTAATGAAGAAATCATCGCCTATAATATCGAATCTCGGCCTGTTTATCCGCTCGTTTCCAAAATGCTGGATAAAGCCTTTGATCGCTTGGAATCGAAAGATTCACCCATTCTCCATTCAGATCAGGGCTGGCATTATCAGATGAAACAATACTCGCATGATTTGAAAAAACATAACATTACACAAAGCATGTCACGCAAAGGAAATTGTCTCGATAATGCGGTCATTGAAAACTTCTTTGGCTTATTAAAATCCGAATTACTCTATCTTCAAGAATTTAAAAGCATGGAGCATTTCAAACAAGAACTAGAAGAATATATCCATTACTACAATCATCAACGAATCAAGATAAAATTAAAAGGCATGAGCCCGGTTGATTACCGGATTCATGCCCTCAAGGCTGCCTAA